From a region of the Pseudomonas fulva 12-X genome:
- a CDS encoding PqiB family protein — MNDLPTARTRPASNWSAIWVLPLIALLIGGWLAWRAYSEAGVEIQVVFASGEGIEAGKTEVVYKGMSIGKVTNLTLDKSDKQRGVIATLEMNKDIEPQLRTGTRFWLVKPSVSLAGITGLETLVSGNYIAFSPGAGEPAYDFQALAQAPPLSDEQPGLHLTLKAERLGSLNRDSPVFFKQIQVGRVKDYKLADDQASVEVKVFIEPAYAHLVRKHTRFWNASGISVEADFSGVKVRSESLASIVAGGIAFATPEHRKDSPPTDPSKPFRLYEDFDAAQAGIKAVVKLTDFEGLQAGRTPVMYKGIQAGLLKTLKVDPDLKSATAELAMDPMAEDYLVEGSQFWVVKPSISLAGITGLEALVKGNYIAIRPGELGGPPRRDFVARTKAPPLDLGAEGLHLVLFSDTLGSVDVGSPILYRQMKVGSVQSFQLARDNKQVVLGVHIEPEYAGLVNRTTRFWNVSGITLKGGLSGIEVKSESLQTLLSGGIAFETDDLKAPADAKRVQRFNLYADREASLKSGDELSIRVERGDGLSPGTEIRYKGLQVGKIERVELTGDLQAVMLHGRITTAAQQVLRPGSRFWVVKPEIGLTGASNLDTLIGGQYIEVQPSNQGSGRQTDFVALKQAPEQVVEEPGLRLVLSAPRRGSLKADSPVTYREIQVGKVTGYELGATADRVLIHILIEPRYAGLVHTGSRFWNSSGFGVDFGLFKGVQVRTESVETLVAGGVAFATPEPTGNAAVPGQTFALFDEAQPEWLQWAPKIALPK, encoded by the coding sequence ATGAATGATCTGCCCACCGCCAGGACGCGTCCGGCTTCCAACTGGTCTGCCATATGGGTATTGCCGCTGATCGCGCTGTTGATCGGTGGCTGGCTTGCCTGGCGCGCCTATAGCGAAGCGGGCGTCGAGATTCAGGTGGTATTCGCCAGTGGCGAGGGCATAGAGGCCGGCAAGACCGAGGTAGTCTACAAGGGCATGTCGATCGGCAAGGTCACCAACCTGACTCTGGACAAGAGCGACAAGCAGCGTGGGGTGATCGCCACGCTGGAGATGAACAAGGATATAGAGCCCCAGCTGCGTACCGGCACGCGCTTCTGGCTGGTGAAGCCGAGCGTCAGCCTGGCTGGTATCACCGGCCTGGAGACGCTGGTATCCGGCAATTACATTGCCTTCAGCCCGGGCGCTGGTGAGCCCGCCTATGACTTCCAGGCTCTGGCCCAGGCGCCACCTTTGTCCGATGAACAACCTGGCCTGCACCTGACGCTGAAGGCCGAGCGGTTAGGTTCGCTGAACCGCGACAGCCCGGTGTTCTTCAAGCAGATCCAGGTAGGCCGTGTGAAGGATTACAAGCTCGCCGACGATCAGGCTTCGGTGGAGGTGAAGGTATTCATCGAGCCGGCCTACGCCCACCTGGTGCGCAAACACACGCGTTTCTGGAATGCCAGCGGGATCAGTGTTGAAGCCGATTTCTCGGGGGTGAAAGTTCGCAGCGAATCCCTGGCCAGCATCGTCGCCGGCGGCATTGCCTTCGCCACGCCGGAGCACCGCAAGGACAGTCCGCCGACTGATCCCAGCAAACCTTTCCGCCTCTACGAAGATTTCGATGCCGCCCAGGCCGGTATCAAGGCGGTGGTCAAGCTCACCGATTTCGAGGGCCTGCAGGCCGGGCGTACGCCGGTCATGTACAAGGGGATTCAGGCCGGTCTGCTGAAGACTCTGAAGGTCGATCCGGATCTGAAGAGCGCCACCGCCGAGCTGGCCATGGATCCGATGGCCGAGGATTACCTGGTCGAAGGCAGCCAGTTCTGGGTGGTCAAACCGTCGATCTCCCTGGCCGGCATCACCGGACTGGAGGCGCTGGTGAAGGGCAATTACATCGCCATTCGCCCGGGTGAGCTGGGTGGCCCGCCCCGTCGCGATTTCGTCGCCCGGACCAAGGCGCCGCCGCTGGATCTTGGTGCCGAAGGCCTGCATCTGGTGCTGTTCAGCGATACCCTGGGGTCGGTGGATGTCGGCAGCCCGATTCTCTACCGGCAGATGAAGGTCGGCTCGGTGCAGAGCTTTCAGCTCGCCCGTGACAACAAGCAGGTGGTGCTGGGCGTGCACATCGAGCCCGAGTATGCCGGGTTGGTGAACCGTACCACGCGCTTCTGGAATGTCAGCGGCATCACCCTCAAGGGCGGTTTGTCCGGCATCGAGGTGAAGAGCGAGTCGCTGCAGACGCTGCTGTCCGGCGGCATCGCCTTCGAGACCGATGACCTCAAGGCGCCTGCCGATGCCAAACGCGTACAGCGCTTCAACCTCTACGCTGACCGCGAGGCGTCGCTCAAGAGCGGCGATGAACTGAGCATTCGTGTGGAGCGCGGCGACGGCCTCTCGCCCGGAACCGAGATTCGCTACAAAGGCCTGCAGGTCGGCAAGATCGAGCGGGTCGAGCTGACTGGCGACCTGCAGGCGGTGATGCTGCATGGCCGAATCACCACTGCAGCACAACAGGTGCTGCGGCCCGGCTCGCGCTTCTGGGTGGTCAAGCCCGAGATCGGTCTGACCGGCGCCTCCAATCTGGATACCCTGATTGGTGGGCAGTACATCGAAGTGCAGCCGTCGAACCAGGGCAGCGGTCGACAGACCGATTTCGTGGCGCTCAAGCAGGCGCCCGAGCAGGTGGTCGAAGAGCCAGGCTTGCGGCTGGTGCTCAGCGCTCCGCGGCGTGGCTCGTTGAAGGCCGACTCACCCGTGACCTACCGCGAAATACAGGTCGGCAAGGTCACGGGGTACGAGCTGGGCGCCACCGCCGACCGCGTGCTGATCCACATCCTGATCGAGCCCCGCTATGCCGGGCTGGTACATACGGGCAGCCGCTTCTGGAACAGCTCCGGGTTCGGTGTCGATTTCGGTTTGTTCAAGGGCGTGCAGGTGCGGACCGAGTCGGTGGAGACCCTGGTCGCCGGCGGCGTGGCCTTCGCCACACCCGAGCCGACCGGCAATGCCGCAGTACCGGGCCAGACCTTCGCGCTGTTCGACGAGGCGCAGCCGGAGTGGTTGCAGTGGGCGCCGAAGATCGCCTTGCCCAAGTGA
- the msrQ gene encoding protein-methionine-sulfoxide reductase heme-binding subunit MsrQ, translating to MRHPFWRLFVFVLVAVWPLYWLYQAWSFALGPDPGKVLVERLGLGALILLLITLSMTPLQKLSGWSGWMAVRRQLGLWCFAYGVLHLAAYTVFILGLDWSQLAVELRKRPYIIVGAIALFGLLLLAVTSNRYSQRRLGKSWKKLHRLVYLILPLALLHMLWIVRADLEEWTVYAVIGALLLLLRIPALMRKIPRISGAGHKVQTK from the coding sequence ATGCGGCATCCGTTCTGGCGTCTTTTCGTTTTCGTGCTGGTCGCCGTATGGCCGCTGTACTGGTTGTATCAGGCCTGGTCGTTCGCCTTGGGGCCGGACCCTGGCAAGGTATTGGTCGAGCGTCTCGGATTGGGCGCGCTCATCCTACTATTGATTACCTTGAGCATGACGCCGCTGCAGAAGCTCAGCGGCTGGTCGGGCTGGATGGCGGTGCGTCGGCAGCTTGGCCTCTGGTGTTTCGCCTACGGGGTTCTGCATCTGGCCGCGTATACGGTATTCATCCTGGGATTGGATTGGTCGCAGCTGGCGGTTGAGCTGCGCAAGCGACCCTACATTATTGTCGGTGCCATCGCGCTTTTCGGTTTACTTCTGCTCGCGGTGACGTCCAATCGCTACAGTCAGCGTCGTCTGGGTAAGTCTTGGAAAAAGCTGCACCGCCTTGTCTACCTGATTCTGCCGCTCGCCCTGCTGCATATGCTGTGGATCGTCCGGGCGGACCTGGAGGAGTGGACGGTTTACGCGGTCATCGGCGCGCTGTTGCTGCTGCTGCGCATTCCGGCGCTGATGCGCAAAATCCCACGCATTAGCGGGGCAGGACATAAAGTTCAGACAAAATGA
- the ilvC gene encoding ketol-acid reductoisomerase: MKVYYDKDCDLSIIQGKKVAIIGYGSQGHAQACNLKDSGVDVTVGLRKGSATVAKAEAHGLKVADVASAVAAADLVMILTPDEFQGALYKNEIEPNIKKGATLAFSHGFSIHYNQVVPRADLDVIMIAPKAPGHTVRTEFVKGGGIPDLIAVYQDASGNAKNVALSYASGVGGGRTGIIETTFKDETETDLFGEQAVLCGGTVELVKAGFETLVEAGYAPEMAYFECLHELKLIVDLMYEGGIANMNYSISNNAEYGEYVTGPEVINAESRQAMRNALKRIQDGEYAKMFISEGATGYPSMTAKRRNNAAHGIEVIGEQLRSMMPWIAANKIVDKAKN; encoded by the coding sequence ATGAAAGTTTATTACGACAAAGACTGTGACCTCTCGATCATCCAGGGCAAGAAAGTTGCCATCATCGGCTACGGCTCCCAGGGCCACGCTCAGGCGTGCAACCTGAAAGACTCCGGCGTCGACGTCACCGTCGGTCTGCGTAAAGGCTCCGCTACCGTTGCCAAGGCTGAAGCCCATGGCTTGAAAGTCGCTGACGTGGCTTCCGCCGTCGCCGCTGCCGACCTGGTAATGATCCTGACCCCGGACGAATTCCAGGGCGCTCTGTACAAGAACGAAATCGAGCCGAACATCAAGAAAGGTGCAACTCTGGCCTTCTCTCACGGCTTCTCGATCCACTACAACCAGGTCGTTCCGCGTGCTGACCTCGACGTGATCATGATCGCGCCGAAGGCCCCGGGTCACACCGTGCGCACCGAGTTCGTCAAAGGTGGCGGCATCCCTGACCTGATCGCCGTTTACCAGGACGCTTCCGGCAATGCCAAGAACGTTGCCCTGTCCTACGCTTCGGGCGTTGGCGGCGGCCGTACCGGCATCATCGAAACCACCTTCAAGGACGAGACCGAAACAGACCTGTTCGGTGAGCAGGCCGTTCTCTGCGGCGGTACCGTCGAACTGGTCAAAGCCGGTTTCGAAACTCTGGTCGAAGCTGGCTACGCGCCGGAAATGGCCTACTTCGAGTGCCTGCATGAGCTGAAGCTGATCGTCGACCTCATGTACGAAGGCGGTATCGCCAACATGAACTATTCGATCTCCAACAACGCCGAGTACGGCGAGTATGTGACCGGCCCGGAAGTCATCAACGCCGAATCCCGTCAGGCCATGCGCAATGCACTCAAGCGCATCCAGGACGGCGAGTACGCCAAGATGTTCATCAGCGAAGGCGCCACTGGCTACCCGTCGATGACCGCCAAGCGTCGTAACAACGCCGCTCACGGTATCGAAGTGATCGGTGAGCAGCTGCGTTCCATGATGCCGTGGATTGCAGCCAACAAGATCGTCGACAAAGCCAAGAACTGA
- a CDS encoding paraquat-inducible protein A: MPESAAQQSLAEVPLTELVACHECDLLMRRPVINDGERVECPRCGYELYSHRPQVIRRSLALVLAALLLYIPANFQPIMQMTMLGQTSHDTVWSGVLGLYDAGMQSIAVVVFLCSMAVPLLKLLCQLLVLLSICLKIGRGYGFLLYRIYHHMREWGMLEVYLIGILVSIVKLADIAELSVGFGLFCFIALLLVQVWLEVTMSPHQIWEALAGEDARARH, from the coding sequence ATGCCCGAGTCGGCCGCCCAACAGTCATTAGCTGAAGTACCTCTGACGGAGCTGGTCGCCTGCCATGAGTGCGATCTGCTGATGCGTCGGCCTGTAATTAACGATGGTGAGCGCGTCGAGTGCCCGCGTTGTGGCTATGAGCTCTACAGTCACCGCCCACAGGTGATCCGCCGCAGTCTGGCGCTGGTGCTGGCTGCATTGCTTCTATATATACCCGCCAATTTCCAGCCGATCATGCAGATGACCATGCTTGGGCAAACGTCCCACGATACGGTGTGGAGCGGCGTGCTGGGATTGTATGACGCCGGCATGCAGAGCATCGCCGTGGTGGTGTTTCTGTGCAGCATGGCGGTGCCGCTGCTCAAGCTGCTTTGTCAGTTGCTGGTGCTGCTGAGTATTTGCCTGAAGATTGGCCGAGGCTATGGGTTCCTGCTGTACCGCATTTATCACCATATGCGTGAGTGGGGCATGCTCGAGGTCTACTTGATCGGCATTCTGGTTTCCATCGTCAAGCTGGCGGATATCGCCGAGTTGTCCGTTGGCTTTGGGCTGTTCTGCTTCATTGCGCTACTTTTGGTGCAAGTCTGGCTGGAGGTAACCATGTCGCCCCACCAGATCTGGGAAGCGCTGGCCGGAGAGGACGCCCGTGCGCGCCATTGA
- a CDS encoding paraquat-inducible protein A, producing the protein MRAIDAGLIICHECHQLNRHEPELKRQFCSRCGGRIHERRPNSLARTWALLITAAILYIPANVLPIMTVNSFGKGAPDTIMSGVITLVDNGMLPIAIVVFVASILVPTFKLVGIGLLLYSVQRHQPMSARQRILMYRFIEWIGRWSMLDIFVIAILVAVVRFGSLASVEPGVGAVAFASVVILTMLAALTFDPRLIWDNTESDDDHE; encoded by the coding sequence GTGCGCGCCATTGATGCCGGCCTGATCATCTGCCACGAGTGCCACCAGCTCAATCGTCATGAGCCCGAGCTCAAGCGGCAATTCTGCTCCCGGTGTGGTGGGCGCATACACGAGCGCCGGCCCAATAGTCTGGCCCGCACCTGGGCGCTGCTGATCACCGCGGCGATCCTCTATATTCCCGCGAACGTGCTGCCGATCATGACGGTCAATTCCTTCGGCAAGGGGGCTCCCGACACCATCATGTCCGGGGTGATCACGCTGGTCGACAATGGCATGCTGCCGATCGCCATCGTGGTGTTTGTCGCCAGCATTCTGGTGCCGACCTTCAAGCTGGTGGGCATCGGCCTTCTGTTGTACTCGGTGCAGCGGCACCAGCCGATGTCGGCTCGGCAACGCATCTTGATGTACCGCTTCATCGAATGGATCGGGCGGTGGTCCATGCTGGATATCTTCGTGATCGCCATTCTCGTGGCGGTAGTGCGGTTCGGCAGCCTGGCCAGCGTCGAACCGGGTGTGGGAGCGGTGGCTTTCGCCAGTGTGGTGATCCTCACCATGCTGGCAGCACTGACCTTCGACCCACGGTTGATTTGGGATAACACGGAATCGGATGACGACCATGAATGA
- the ilvY gene encoding HTH-type transcriptional activator IlvY has product MDSHALSLFLSLADNLHFGKTSREQHVSPSALSRSIKQLEDEVGAPLFVRDNRSVRLTREGQQFREYASDVMNGWQAIRQTFKQDQLVLHGELSLYCSVTASYSFLYEILSSFRQDYPRIEMKLHTGDPAKAVERVQQGLEDLAIGARPDNLPAGVEFQSITRSALRFIGPQSPQLLNEEQLKNPGADTWQDVPLILSEEGLARTRTDRWLKHHNVKPHIYAQVSGNEAIVSMVSLGFGIGVVPQIVLDNSPLAARIRLYDIQPPLTDYDIGLFALHKRLKDPLIAAFWNRSSESRP; this is encoded by the coding sequence ATGGACAGCCACGCGCTCAGCCTTTTTCTCTCGCTCGCCGACAACCTGCACTTCGGCAAGACCAGCCGCGAGCAGCATGTCAGCCCCTCTGCTCTGAGCCGCAGCATCAAGCAGCTCGAGGATGAAGTCGGTGCGCCGCTGTTCGTGCGCGACAACCGCTCGGTGCGCCTGACCCGCGAAGGTCAGCAATTTCGTGAATACGCCAGCGACGTCATGAATGGCTGGCAGGCCATCCGCCAGACCTTCAAACAGGATCAGTTGGTGCTGCACGGCGAGCTGTCGCTGTACTGCTCGGTGACGGCGAGTTACAGCTTCCTCTACGAAATCCTCAGCAGTTTCCGCCAGGATTACCCGCGCATCGAAATGAAGCTGCACACGGGCGATCCGGCCAAGGCAGTCGAGCGGGTGCAGCAGGGCCTGGAAGATCTGGCCATCGGCGCCCGCCCGGATAATTTGCCCGCTGGCGTGGAGTTTCAGTCGATCACTCGCTCAGCGCTGCGCTTCATCGGCCCGCAGTCGCCCCAGCTGCTCAATGAAGAACAGCTGAAGAACCCTGGCGCCGACACCTGGCAGGACGTACCGCTGATTCTCTCCGAGGAAGGCCTGGCACGAACCCGCACCGACCGCTGGCTGAAGCATCACAACGTCAAGCCGCACATCTACGCCCAGGTCAGCGGTAACGAAGCCATCGTCAGCATGGTCAGCCTGGGCTTCGGCATCGGCGTGGTGCCGCAGATCGTGCTGGACAATAGCCCGCTGGCCGCGCGCATCCGCCTCTACGACATCCAGCCGCCGCTGACCGACTACGATATCGGCCTGTTCGCCCTGCACAAGCGCCTGAAAGATCCGCTGATCGCCGCCTTCTGGAACCGCAGCAGCGAATCGCGCCCATAA
- the msrP gene encoding protein-methionine-sulfoxide reductase catalytic subunit MsrP — protein MLIKLRQSSECTESDVTPESIYLARRTFMGAAAAGMALSSLPAWAQSAAGERYADVEPGKAPDWLAERIAATKWNAVTVKDEAITPFQDATHYNNFYEFGTDKSDPAANAGSLKTEPWSVVIDGEVGKPGRYALEDFLKPYQLEERIYRLRCVEAWSMVIPWIGFPISALLNKVEPTSAAKYIRFETLKDPESMPGQRSNFALIDWPYVEGLRLDEAMHPLAILAVGMYGRELPNQNGAPLRLVVPWKYGFKSIKSIVRISLVSEQPKTTWQSIAAQEYGFYANVNPTVDHPRWSQARERRLPSGLFSPNVRETQMFNGYADEVASLYSNLDLRKNY, from the coding sequence ATGCTCATCAAGCTGCGTCAGTCATCTGAATGCACCGAATCGGATGTTACCCCCGAATCGATCTATCTCGCCCGTCGCACCTTTATGGGCGCCGCCGCAGCCGGGATGGCGCTGAGCAGCCTGCCTGCCTGGGCGCAATCTGCAGCTGGCGAACGCTATGCTGACGTCGAGCCCGGCAAGGCGCCGGACTGGTTGGCCGAGCGTATCGCCGCAACCAAGTGGAATGCAGTCACCGTCAAGGATGAGGCGATCACACCATTTCAGGATGCGACCCACTACAACAACTTCTATGAGTTCGGTACCGACAAATCCGATCCGGCAGCGAACGCTGGCAGCCTGAAAACCGAGCCCTGGTCCGTGGTGATCGATGGCGAGGTTGGCAAGCCCGGGCGCTATGCGCTTGAGGATTTCCTCAAGCCGTATCAGCTGGAAGAGCGCATCTACCGACTGCGTTGCGTCGAGGCCTGGTCGATGGTGATTCCGTGGATCGGTTTCCCCATCTCTGCGCTGCTTAATAAGGTAGAGCCGACATCGGCCGCCAAGTACATCCGTTTCGAAACCCTCAAGGACCCCGAGAGCATGCCGGGGCAGCGCTCGAACTTCGCGTTGATCGACTGGCCGTATGTGGAGGGGCTGCGCCTGGATGAAGCCATGCATCCGCTGGCGATCCTGGCCGTTGGCATGTACGGACGCGAACTGCCCAACCAGAACGGAGCGCCGCTGCGGCTGGTCGTGCCGTGGAAGTATGGGTTCAAGAGCATCAAGTCGATCGTGCGTATCAGCCTGGTCAGCGAACAACCGAAGACCACCTGGCAAAGCATTGCAGCTCAGGAGTACGGCTTCTATGCCAACGTGAACCCGACCGTCGACCATCCGCGCTGGAGTCAGGCTCGCGAGCGTCGTTTGCCTAGCGGGTTGTTCAGTCCCAATGTGCGCGAAACCCAGATGTTCAATGGCTACGCCGATGAGGTCGCCAGCCTTTATAGCAACCTCGATCTGCGGAAGAACTATTGA
- the ilvN gene encoding acetolactate synthase small subunit codes for MRHIISLLLENEPGALSRVVGLFSQRNYNIESLTVAPTEDPTLSRLTLTTIGHDDTIEQITKNLNKLIEVVKLVDLSENAHIERELMLVKVKATGAQRAEVKRTTDIFRGQIVDVTPSVYTIQLAGTSDKLDSFIQAIGTALILETVRSGVTGIARGDKVLSI; via the coding sequence ATGCGTCATATCATTTCCCTGCTGCTGGAAAACGAACCGGGAGCCTTGTCGCGCGTCGTCGGCCTGTTCTCCCAGCGCAACTACAACATCGAAAGCCTGACTGTGGCGCCGACCGAAGACCCGACCCTGTCGCGTCTGACGCTGACCACCATCGGTCATGACGACACCATTGAGCAGATCACCAAGAACCTCAATAAGCTGATCGAGGTGGTCAAGCTGGTGGATCTGTCGGAAAACGCTCACATCGAGCGCGAGCTGATGCTGGTCAAGGTCAAGGCCACCGGCGCCCAGCGCGCCGAGGTCAAGCGCACCACCGACATCTTCCGCGGGCAGATCGTCGACGTGACGCCAAGCGTGTATACCATCCAGCTGGCCGGTACCAGCGACAAGCTGGACAGCTTCATCCAGGCCATCGGCACCGCGCTGATCCTGGAAACCGTACGCAGTGGTGTCACCGGTATCGCCCGTGGCGACAAGGTGCTGAGCATCTGA
- the pssA gene encoding CDP-diacylglycerol--serine O-phosphatidyltransferase: MSERPQEPKSSRDDDSLLPIDEHIEEGHDDEGRKVRHRGIYLLPNLFTTANLFAGFYSIINAMNGNFYVAAATVFVAMVLDGLDGRVARLTNTQSAFGAEYDSLSDMVAFGVAPALLAFEWALGSMGKVGWMVAFIYVAGAALRLARFNTQIGSVDKRYFIGLASPAAAGVVAGTVWAFSDFGIQGSNMSFVVAILVAAAGMLMVSNIKYNSFKNLDLKGRVPFVAILAVVLVFAVVFSDPPRILLLIFLAYAASGPIQYLLRLRRRKPVE; encoded by the coding sequence ATGAGCGAGCGTCCGCAAGAGCCCAAGTCGTCACGTGACGACGACAGCTTACTGCCCATCGACGAGCATATTGAGGAAGGGCATGACGATGAGGGGCGCAAGGTTCGCCATCGTGGTATCTACCTGCTGCCCAATCTGTTCACCACTGCGAATCTGTTCGCCGGCTTCTATTCCATCATCAACGCCATGAACGGTAACTTCTACGTGGCCGCTGCCACCGTGTTCGTGGCCATGGTGCTGGATGGCCTGGACGGCCGGGTCGCCCGCCTGACCAATACCCAGAGCGCCTTCGGCGCCGAATACGATTCGCTGTCCGACATGGTTGCCTTCGGTGTCGCGCCGGCACTGCTGGCGTTCGAGTGGGCGCTGGGCAGCATGGGCAAGGTTGGCTGGATGGTCGCCTTCATCTATGTGGCCGGTGCTGCGCTGCGCCTGGCGCGCTTCAATACGCAGATCGGCAGCGTCGACAAGCGCTACTTCATCGGTTTGGCCAGCCCGGCCGCCGCTGGTGTGGTGGCCGGTACCGTGTGGGCGTTCAGCGACTTCGGGATCCAGGGCTCGAACATGTCGTTTGTGGTTGCCATCCTTGTCGCTGCCGCTGGCATGCTGATGGTCAGCAACATCAAGTACAACAGCTTCAAGAATCTGGATCTGAAAGGCCGTGTGCCGTTCGTGGCGATTCTGGCTGTGGTGCTGGTGTTTGCCGTGGTGTTCAGCGACCCACCACGCATCCTGCTGCTGATATTCCTGGCCTATGCCGCTTCTGGCCCGATCCAGTATCTGCTGCGTTTGCGTCGTCGCAAGCCGGTTGAGTGA